ACGATAATCAACTTAGTGATGCAAAGGTTTAAGTTGTATTAGATGTGAAACTGTCGGTGTCGTGAATAAACAGAAAAATCGTGAAATAATATATATGACtgtcatatttgaaatttatgatACCGGGAATTGCAAAATGTACGAGACGCATTTATTTAACAAGAAAAACTGCTTATTCAGTCTTGGGCTTCCGAATGTTCAGAAGTAAATGTTAATAAATTGTCATAAGTagttatatatacataatttatgcTCTTCTCTAATATTAAGATTCACCTTTCTACGGTGTTGCGTTGGGGTTAATGCGTGCTTCAAATATATAAGCGCGATTTTGAGATGGcaaagcaaaattgaaaaaaaaggaaagggcgaattaccaaaataaataaatgaatgaataaatacgTAATACACAACGCTTCGACCATGTAGCTTTGCGCTTTTTAGTCGAACTATCGCACGTCATTTAATAAACGCGAAGAGAGAACTTCAAAGGACCGATAGCGAAGTGCATTTTCATTATTTCGCGTTTCGCAATCGCAACGCATTTATATAGGATACACGCCCTTGTTCTAACGGTACACTGTACAGTGTAGTCGGTCAAGGCGTGTCTTGGAAATGCCAAAGTAGGTTCTTTTCCCGTGCGAAGTTTCCGTTCGACTAATCCATTGTAAAAAGAAGCCTGCCTGCCTAACTCAATAGggacagcgcagatctacagatcacgAGGGCGTGTGTTTGTTCcacgggcgaggcgtatgttctgcGTTgcggtttgataaaagacataatgtctaaaatcattcgtcttccacctctgattcatgctgGAAAATTGGCAGTTACGTGTGGAGAACAACTTTGTACTGGCCAgaacagaatccagaaacactatTTAGGTTATCTGTCTGAAAATCCTGAGAATgcatttgttttctatttcatcaTGTTAATTACCCCTTTATCACTAGCAACCTCGAAAACGCATTAAATAGAAAGTGTCTGGTTTTGTAGCTACCAATTAAGTATGAAACACATGTCCATGTATAATGCGTGCATGTCTAatttaaaataactattttttgcgttttgtaacaaaatgacaaacatcttcacttttatttttactcTCTTTAATTTTGCTTTAATTTATTCAGTGTTGCATACAACTGACATCATGAATaacattatgaatattttaaaggtaGGCGATGATATTTAAGCAACATTTCTTTGGCATTGTTTTTAGTTGGGCGAATACTCTGTTAATGattcaagaaacaaaaatacctaCTTGATGCAGTTACATCCCTATAAAAAGTGTATTAATGCATTCATCATTATTTTTATCAGGATAGAaaagtataaatgtataaaagacACATTTTAAATAATACCTCCACTGAAAACCTAGCATGTATTTTAGCACTAAAAGTTTCAAGCAAGCTCGTTCCTTGATCAAAACTCGATAAATCACATTTAAAGAACAAAACCGCAAAAAAATCACGTCAAATCATAATCGTTCCGTTAGCAACGTCTAGCAAACTGCACGTTTCACGTCGACGTGACAGTATAAATAATAACGCACACTCGCTAAACATTTGTTGGGACAAAAATAACTCGAAGGTATTAAATTCACACGATATTTATTTCACGAAGACCAATGAATACGGAATATTTGTTTTGTTCCAGTAATCGGATTTTCACAGATCCGCTAACATTAACATCATGTATTACATCTATAGGGCTGTGGCAGGTACTCACTCGTCTTATCAAAAATGCATTCACACTATGATATGTGTTTTTGCTAACAAGCTTATTGCCAGAAGGCGTAGAACTTCTAGAATTAAGACcaattattattcaaacatttgacctaAGGTATTTTGTCATCAATTACAAAACGTTCAGATAggatcaaaatacatgtagttatatttttatattcgaACTCTAACCGGTCATCTATTGCATGGGTTAATTATTAACAGGTTGATATACGGCTTGTTTGTGTCTTCTTGGCATAATGGCACAACTAGTGTAAATATTTCCCAAAAGCTTTAGCCTGAGGGctattatgaaactaggtgtgcaaATATGGCAAGCGTATTGACTTTATTATTTAATACATTcacttcattttcatttttgtgttttcattttacttatttttaacaCACCTTTAAGCTTCATTTGTATTGTTGTTTTCATCAACAATGCCGACAATATTTGAGAATGTCTCAGTAAATGATTTAGCACCCTTCAAATTGTAATAATCACGTTGCTTTGTAACGGCAACGTCAGAACCCGAGGCGGGTACCTGTGTAGATCCATCAATCTTTTGTGAGACAACTACATGGCTTCCGCTCAAagagaattcaacgcccaaaACGGAACAAGACATCgttcaggggcaagtgattcagtgTTACCGCTCTTAACTACTCTGACACAGAAGCCCCTAGATTCGGCAGTTATGGTTGTTTTGTTGTATgtaatactttttcatttctttacagacatttacaacaaatacaactatgacatatattttatttaatcaatACACTGTAAATACAATTTATCTTTGTCATAAAAAAGTCAAGACTAAAACAAGGAAGAACTTGAACAGTAGCAAACGAGGAAGATAAAGACATGGGCATGGTCGTTCTCATTAGAATGGTCAGTTCAGTTCTTTCTACTAAATTTGAAACAAGAAAGGTGATATAAGCATTATAATGTCGAACTGTGAACACTTCATGCCTTGTTGTCCTAAAGTATTATTCAGTATGGCAGTTTCTTTTTACCATTTTAACTCGTtgctttatatatttacaaagaTCAATGCTTTCTCATTCATGTAATTACATTATGTTCTGAAAGGAAAGAACATGCTATGCCTATAGTCAAAATacgttttatatatttaataactcTTTATACCATTCTCTATAGAAAATACCTTTGAGATAATTCTTATATTAGATTATAGACATAAACTTGGTGAGTATAACTTCTGTTTCCTTTTTATAATcgttttcttttgaaataatacattatTGCGTATTATGTAATGTCATTTGTGTAAAGAATAAATTCAAATGTAGAAGATCCTCTAACCTTGTGgattacattttcaataaaaaacatcCATGctcttttattaataaaattttatatattcaatCATGCCAGACTTTATTGCATTCAATAGTACCTTAAACAAATAACATAATTTACATAAACCCTCTCATAACCACCTTCTCTTAATCAAGCGAAACCTTTCCACTGTTCGTTCTGTTTGGTCTATCGTTTAATGATAATTGTGCCTTTCAGCagaaatttatttgttacttattcatcCCGTTCGTCTATTTTAGATTAAATACAACAAGTTCATTTGACTCACCACAAGATACCAAGAGTCTGGAATATTTCCAGTCATAGCAAACTCCCCATGGATTCTTTATGTCGTCACTTTCACTCAATATTACTTCTATCTTATTGTTCTCTGGAGTGATCTTATGGACGGTATTACTGTCTTTCCCACATACAAACACGTGACCTCTACCATATGTACAGAGTCCACATGGATTTTTGAGTTTTTTATCACTGTATGTGTTAACAACATTGCCAGCAAAATCAAGCATAGTAATAGTATCACTGCGAAACATTGTAACAAAGAGATGTTGGCCGTCATCGCTGCTTATGATACAATCTGGCACAGAGGATGAATGACGTGCAGCACGAAATATTCGATGCTTTAGTTTTCCGGCTTTGTTATACACTTCTATACAACCTGAAGACGAATCAGAAACATCCCCACAACACACATACAGTTTATTATCAATATAGGCCATTCCTCTGCAGTAGGTACCTGTGCTGAATGTTCTCCTTAGTGACAGACGTCTTCCTACAGAAACAATTTGTATTTTCTTATCAGTCCACAGTGACACAGCTACCTCATCAGACCCAACAGCACATACACTGTACAGAAAACCATTTATCTTAATAGAATCAATGAGTTTATATGACGGATCGAGTCGTTTCAGACTACCATTGTTAGCATCGATAATAAGGATATTTCGATCAGGTAGCTGACATATGGCGCGTATAAAACTGTCATTAGAGTCAGACTTTTCATGCACGTTATATCTCCCAAATAGCTCTAACTGATAATAACCAGTGTCTTTCGAAGTATCAGCTCGTTTTGATTGAGACACAGGAGATTGTTTCGGAACGGCTACTTGAATTTCTGAGGATGTAGACGAAAGTCGTGCTTTTGAAAATGTTCCCAACTTCTTTAAGCTGCTAAGATAGACTTCGATTTCAGGATTTATGATAAATTTGATAGACTCTTCTCTTTGCGATTTTGAGTAACCGTGAACTATGCCCATACTATCATGAACATAATCCTTTCCCATTTTAACGTGAACGAAAAGTTCACATTCATTATCCCCCTTGAATGTTTCTATTTGTTTAAGGATGTCTTCGgcctttgtttttgttgtatgaaGGAATTTCAAATCTTTGTCAATAATTGTTGTGATTCTCTTCTCTCTAAAATCTAGTTCATCAAGACTTTTCTGTTCTAAATTATCAAAGTATTTGTTCACTTTCTTGCGAAAATTTGCAATTGTTTGTTTAATATTATCTTTCTCCTTGGCTATACGAAAAATGTCGGCTGATAAATTGGCAAGTACGTTGTTAACCTCTGACAGGAACTCTTTTGCTTGTTTCTTAATACTCTGGTATCCTTGGCTCAATAACACACCTTTAGCGGCGTCAGGTAAATGCTGCGTTTTAGTGCACGAACTGTAATAGATAATTGATGAGATAAAAGCTATAAAGTTATCAATATTCTTATTTCTTATCTAAAATACTACAGTTACACAATTTAAAGTCAAATACCGTAccttatttttgtatttaaatccTTAAGTTagtatttattgtattttagaTGGGACGATTTACAAAACAGTTATACAAACAATAGGGTATTGTAATCTTTAGAAGTCATTTGTGCTTTAAATCAAACCTTTAAATATACCGCGgtaataaatatattgaatttaaaattgcGTACATCATTAACATAGTTCCTACCTTTGTTCAGATAATGATGCTCCAATGCCGAGTGGTCACAGACTttaatcactttcccctcacaAATTAGGGTTCACTCCTAActcggggcgtagaattcttcgtgtgaggaggCCATCCAACTTGCTTACAAAAGAtctgtggttctaccaaggtgcctgcccttgatgaaataatgcacagaggggcaccttcttcctccgccatcaaagctggaaaagtgCCTTAATGACATACGATTGTGTTAGTAAGACGTCAAACCCAAACAAATCCTTTGTTCAGATAATGACTGCATTGCAATGTCTTTTAAGTTATAACTGTGGAAGTAAGATGCATACCTGTGATCAAGAGCCTTGCAAACACTGCAACATACAACATCGTGGTCTTCACAGAAGATGTTGATTAATTCTCCAGGATGTTTCAAACATCGCTTTGTAGGGAATGACTTCAGTGCGGGTTGGTTTAGCGTCGTAAATTGGCTCTGATCCAACAATTTATGTCTCGAGTTAAGCGGAAATCTGTTGTGGTAATTCACACAAGAGTCACACATGTAGACGAAGCATTCTTCACAGTATCTGACAGCTTCCATGTGTTTCCCTTCCTTCTCACATAATGAACAATTAAAGTCATAGAACGGTTCGTGTCCGCCTTGTAATGCCCTCGATAAACTACCACCAGTCGCCATTTTGTATTATGCCCTGTAGTTTTAGctattttttcttcttattttaaaGTGTAAAAGCATATAATACCAAAGaagatatatagtgaaaatcaatattgaaaaaaaatataaataaactttagaattacaaaatatattcctATTCTTATTTTATCACCATACAATCCATGTTTAACGATCCGGGTATGTATACTCCTTGAACACCGGATGGATACCTATCAAAGAAATGTTCACGGGCGTATATACGTAGTAGGAAGGGTGTATATGTCTTTGGATATTTCAGCACCTTGGATCAAAACAAATGTCCCTGTAATCTTTTTAAATCTAAGAAAGTGGTAAGACTTTCATAAGATTATAGTATGATTTATCCCCGATTTACATTTATCAATTAAAGATGTAATGCTGTAGTATATTAAATAGTAATTGTATGATGACGAGTGACTTTGTAACGAGAAATATGCAGTTCTACAGGCGACTATAGGAGCATAATATTATTCCGCAAAAGAAAAAGTGCATATCTTTAATTCAGATCAAATAATCTTTtcattacatacgcatctaccccttaatttattacataaatgttacaattttttaTTAAGACTGTGTGAAATTGTAACTATCGTCGAACGCGACGACATGCATGAAACTTACGTCACAATGGCGTCACCTGATTTGAAATCAGAacgtcaatatgaaaaaaaacaggTTCAATTGTAACTTAACGGAGTTATTAAATACGTATGTAACAACTAAGTTTAGGAACCGGTCCATCAAGGTGGATATTAACcgataacattaaaaagtattttctttgatgaCAAGACCTACACTGAAAACGGAGGAATGTAGTCAGTATCTTATAATCAAAGCCTtaaaatgtctgatggttgcgggttttggtagatttattttctgtttaaatgacagtcgatgaatatacatgaatgagaaacaaatacaaatttaatgtgcctcatatatAAAATGAACTCAGCCTGACACAGCTTGTGATGTagccatgggctggaataccttatcattgatagatcttatataatctaaatggtcagtgggAGTGGATACAgcttgaataagaactgcttgctcattgataattcatccgcattgttcatgaatgcgactattttgtgtagcacatgaacatccgttgggtgtgatttggaatcaaataaaaatgctatgattgtcagaaatacactttaactttggtagcgggataacccgcaaccaaaaataatTTTTGCGTTGTATATCACTTTCTATGCACCTTCATGTGACCAGTTTCCGACCATTGAAATAAGAGGAATTTACAGGTCATAGAAAGTTATTTGTTTCCTGTTAAAAGTCTAGCCTCCGATATTATCTATAATTCTTTGCGACGCAGCATTGTAAATTCACGAAGCCCTtaacaaatagaaataaaaaatgtaaagcatgatacatgtatattgaatcaAACATTTTTCCACCATGCGTCGGCTATAAATACGGGTCTTACGAAATGCTTCAATGTGAATACACAGGTCACATGACTTACCATGGTAacacaaatatatgtaaaacccCAAGATTTTACGAATAGCGGTAGTACAACAGTACGATACGATATTCCGCATCGAGCGTCTATGCCATAAATTCGTGCATTGATTTGTGTATTTGTACTAATGAATCATAATGTTTGAATGTCGATAAAACATCGATATATGGACATTAACAGACACGAGTGGACACGCTGTGGCCAAAACTGTATTCTGTAGCTaggaatatcaaattttattacataagGGTACAGATTTGACCTCGCCAGACAGTAAACCTTCATTTCTTATCTACGTTCTCTTTAGCAAGGAATACGATAAATTTCAGATAACTTAAAAACATGGCTGTTATTCACTTCTTTACTATAACAATAGTATTGTTCTCGGCTTCAGGtaataaagtttttaatttcttgCGTTTTTCTTTTCTGATGTAATATTCTATGGTCTTTGTATTCATTTCACGTTCTCGTAGAATAGAGTAATTAGTATCATACATGAACAAGTAGAAGAAATCGTGAGCAATTTTCTCATTGACAATGAAATACAGTTAGAACTGCGACTATATATGACTAGACAACATTTCTAAATTATTAGAGATTAGAATGAAACTAACATGATAAGGAAATAGTGGCACGGCAAATTTACTGTAATGTTGCGTAGCAACAATGTTCTTACGTTGATGTCTATATGGCGTTATTGTATTTGTTctctttaaaaatagaaataaagaatATCGCCCTCCCAAGTAACCCATCCTGAAGTTAATAAATATGACTGActtacggacggatggacagacagatggacagatgaATGTTCTTATAAATGGGTATTTATGCGGCTTCCCTTTTGTTCACTCtgttgttcttttagccacgtaaaaggaGACTGATCGATCGGGGCTAGTACAACGAATTATGAGAGCAGACCATCACTTAGAATGTTAGTTTCGGACAAAATGCTCTGTATTTATATCAGCTCAATTTTATCCTTCATTTCGCAACAATTCACatgaaattatacatattttcacTAGTAGTGTAATAGTTATTACGTTAATTACATTTTCGCATGTTTATCATGAGGTATTTTCAGTCACAAGCACCAAGaatcaaatcaaattaataatgtacatgtagttCTTTCCACAACATTTCcagattgttttaaaacaaagaaaagattTCTTGCCTACAACCCAGCAGACCTTTCCACGGCACTGGGATACCAAAATCACCAAATACATGATTTAACGTCACTTGTAAATGAAGCCAGCGGCACGGCTCACGCAATCGGAAGTGGGAAAAATGGACAGGCGTCATACAACGTTCCAAgtaatttacatatttgtttcaCCTTAAAATGTAATACGCAACTATTTTAGCAACCGAAATATTCCTTCTACTAGTCCTCATCCGAATTGACCAGAAGTATATTATcttttactgataaaatataaaataaataaaattaagcgCTCGTTAGTCGACGGGAAAGTCCGGTCGTGTGGATTCGAGACGTTCATTGCCATAGAAGTATGCGTTTCAGTTCTGTCCGTTGAAAGGTGCCATTTTGAATCTTTCTATGTAAAGGGGTCCTCTTCGGTATTTCCAGAATGACTTtccgaaaatatttaatttgttgaaacatttacatttaatttttagaATAACACATGCATACGAAATCTACCCCGAAAATTTCCCATGTCTTTTATGTCCTATTTATGATTATACACATGTCTTTGTTTTGGTGGAAATTCAATAGCAGACTCGTACACAGGCCGGGAATCAGCAGCCGACAAAACACGACAAACCCCTGATGTCTAAATTCGTTATTCTGTTGCTTTGTTCAGTTACTTCAGTTAGGTATGTTGTATTTATTTGTAATGAAAGTTCTCTTAAGTCTTCAGTTCTTCAGTAATATACGGTTATTGGTGTATGTATTCAGCATTAAATGAACTTTTACAATAGTGTTTGAAGCAGTACAGTGTGATCATTTCTGTCTCCAGATTTTCCAGCAATGGGACAAAATCAAGTTCAGTTACAAACGGGAAGTCTCGGTGGTGCATCTGTCGGAAGTAGCCCGATCGTTTCCGGTTCAAGTGCAAGTGGTTCCCAATTCTCAAGTTTGGGCGGAACTGGATCGGCCTCCTTTTCGGGGACCAATCAGTGGCGCTGCGATGCACACGTGATAGAATCATGTGACTCGCAATGTATGGACGTCGATCCAAAAGATGGGTGTCCTTTCTGTATCTCGGGCTGTCGTaagttgttttgaagaaatttgaccTTTTCTTTTACTCATTTATGCTCAAAGGATGGATGTGATCTGTAGCCGAATGGATCAAATCATTCATTTACACCTCGTTTACCACCTGagggtgtttttgttttttttgttttttttttttttttttggttttttttttttttttttttttttttggttttacgccgttttataataactgtatttttgttgttgtcagttaacctagccagtattcctggattctgtaccagtacaaaaaatgttctccgcaagtaactgccaatttcacctgatgaattatcagaagtggaggttgaatgattttagacaccatgtcttttatcagatcgtcacggagaacatacgccccgcccgtggATCAAACCCCGCCATCCGTAGACCAACGTCCTCCATATTGAGCGGGCGGTCACACttaatgttggcaaaaagccaaAAGTCACATGGTGCTAGGTCCTGAGTGTATTGGAGATGTGGTATAGTTTTAATATCTAGTCCATGTATAAGGTGATGCGTTGTCATGGTAAAGATAGAATTGGCCGACACGCTCCACCATCAAAACCGAATTGAGAGACTCACGTTTCTATGACGTCGAAGACCTGCCAAAGGTTATTCGGGAGTTTATCAGGAGAATACCAACAGAAAACTTCAACAGCTGCTTCAGATCTTGGGTTCACAGACACGAGAAGTGTGTGAACTACTCTGGGGAATACTTTGAGAAAATTTGACATGTCTATGGTGTCCGACATTACGACATAGAGTTTCTgcaattatttatacatttagttGCCCCGCTCACGTTTACATAGCGTTGCTATGATATTAATAATTAGCGTGTAATTTGAAAGTTTGCGAACTTGCTTCTGAAAATGGGTAAAATGTAAATGAAGCTATGTATGTTTAAAgacattgtgtaaaaatatttaaaaataagaatGTTACGTCATTCGTCCAGAAACTTTCCGAACACCCCTCATAAATTACATTCAACAGTGTAATGCAATATGTTGCAATTAAAACTTTCATATCAGATATCATTCAGGTCTAAATAGCTTTCAGACATTAATAAACATAATGCTTTTTATTCAATTTCATGTCCTAATTGaagatataaaaatgaaaaaaaaaatatctgtgcTAGAATAAGTTTTACTAAACGGAAGTAGCTCTGATTATACAAAACATTATAATACAAGTCAAACGTTTCAGCCTAGAAAGTGCCGAAACAATACTTTATTAAAAAGCAGGAGACTTGTTAAATTGCATTTCAACTAAA
This DNA window, taken from Mercenaria mercenaria strain notata chromosome 19, MADL_Memer_1, whole genome shotgun sequence, encodes the following:
- the LOC123541820 gene encoding uncharacterized protein LOC123541820, yielding MATGGSLSRALQGGHEPFYDFNCSLCEKEGKHMEAVRYCEECFVYMCDSCVNYHNRFPLNSRHKLLDQSQFTTLNQPALKSFPTKRCLKHPGELINIFCEDHDVVCCSVCKALDHSSCTKTQHLPDAAKGVLLSQGYQSIKKQAKEFLSEVNNVLANLSADIFRIAKEKDNIKQTIANFRKKVNKYFDNLEQKSLDELDFREKRITTIIDKDLKFLHTTKTKAEDILKQIETFKGDNECELFVHVKMGKDYVHDSMGIVHGYSKSQREESIKFIINPEIEVYLSSLKKLGTFSKARLSSTSSEIQVAVPKQSPVSQSKRADTSKDTGYYQLELFGRYNVHEKSDSNDSFIRAICQLPDRNILIIDANNGSLKRLDPSYKLIDSIKINGFLYSVCAVGSDEVAVSLWTDKKIQIVSVGRRLSLRRTFSTGTYCRGMAYIDNKLYVCCGDVSDSSSGCIEVYNKAGKLKHRIFRAARHSSSVPDCIISSDDGQHLFVTMFRSDTITMLDFAGNVVNTYSDKKLKNPCGLCTYGRGHVFVCGKDSNTVHKITPENNKIEVILSESDDIKNPWGVCYDWKYSRLLVSCGESNELVVFNLK